In Dyadobacter subterraneus, a single genomic region encodes these proteins:
- a CDS encoding SUF system Fe-S cluster assembly protein: protein MSESELREEVVKAIKTVYDPEIPVDVYELGLIYDLKIFPVNNVFVSMTLTSPSCPSAGTLPGEVEQKIREVEGVNDVSIELTFDPPYTTEMMSEEAKLELGFM, encoded by the coding sequence ATGAGCGAATCAGAACTAAGGGAAGAAGTTGTTAAGGCGATCAAAACGGTTTACGATCCGGAAATCCCGGTTGATGTTTATGAGCTTGGTTTGATTTACGACCTGAAAATATTTCCAGTAAATAATGTTTTCGTTTCGATGACACTTACTTCACCTTCTTGCCCTTCTGCGGGTACTTTGCCGGGTGAAGTTGAACAAAAAATCAGAGAGGTGGAAGGCGTGAATGATGTAAGTATTGAGCTTACTTTTGATCCTCCGTACACAACTGAAATGATGTCAGAAGAAGCGAAGCTGGAACTCGGATTTATGTGA
- the sufD gene encoding Fe-S cluster assembly protein SufD, producing the protein MSTETIDLRTKLITDFHARESVMNGEAKSAFHQKKRAAIVQFEELGFPTPQNEEWKYSNVRDLISASYNFNTSDTLSAEDLIDLKMPEQAANILYFVNGHYNAALSTVVSSTDQIIIDSLQNAYKNNPDLVNSYFDELVKKDTDAFTSLNTAFAHDGVFIYVPNNQTVEHPVILRFVSDARVENVGSQPRNIIAVGKNAHVKIAEAFRTIGEERSFTNVVTEINVGEEAGVEYYKVQNESENAYHIGTTQVRMLEKSHFYAATVTLNGKFTRNNLNIVIDGEHCEAHMYGLYFPDGSQHVDNHTVADHCKPNSESNELYKGILRDRSKGVFNGKIFVRPDAQKTNAFQSCKNIVLSTDATMYTKPQLEIFADDVKCSHGTTTGQIDEEALFYMRSRGISKQEAMSLLMFAFCADVVSQIKIDSIREYLENVIAEKLSRS; encoded by the coding sequence ATGAGTACCGAAACAATAGATTTAAGAACAAAATTAATCACTGACTTTCACGCACGGGAATCCGTGATGAATGGCGAAGCAAAATCTGCTTTTCACCAGAAAAAACGTGCTGCCATCGTTCAGTTTGAGGAATTGGGTTTCCCAACGCCTCAAAACGAGGAATGGAAATACAGCAATGTTCGTGACCTGATCAGTGCTTCCTATAACTTTAATACAAGCGACACACTTTCGGCTGAAGATCTTATTGATCTTAAAATGCCTGAGCAGGCTGCTAATATATTGTATTTTGTAAACGGTCATTACAACGCCGCACTTTCTACGGTGGTTTCTTCTACGGATCAGATCATCATAGATTCTTTGCAGAATGCCTACAAAAACAATCCGGATCTTGTCAATTCTTATTTTGATGAATTGGTGAAGAAAGATACGGATGCATTTACTTCACTGAATACTGCTTTTGCTCACGACGGAGTTTTTATTTATGTACCAAACAATCAGACTGTTGAGCATCCGGTAATTCTTCGTTTTGTTAGTGATGCACGAGTTGAAAATGTGGGAAGTCAGCCGCGTAATATCATTGCGGTTGGGAAAAATGCACATGTAAAAATTGCAGAAGCTTTCAGAACTATCGGTGAAGAGCGCTCATTTACGAATGTTGTTACCGAAATCAATGTTGGTGAAGAAGCAGGCGTAGAATATTATAAAGTGCAGAATGAAAGTGAAAATGCTTACCATATCGGAACCACGCAGGTTCGTATGCTGGAGAAATCGCATTTTTACGCGGCAACGGTAACTTTGAACGGAAAGTTTACAAGAAACAATCTGAATATCGTTATTGACGGCGAACATTGCGAGGCGCACATGTATGGACTTTACTTCCCGGATGGATCGCAGCATGTTGATAACCATACGGTTGCTGATCACTGCAAACCAAATTCTGAAAGTAACGAGTTATACAAGGGAATTTTGCGCGATAGGTCGAAAGGTGTTTTCAATGGTAAAATATTTGTACGTCCTGACGCTCAGAAAACCAACGCATTTCAGTCTTGTAAAAACATTGTTTTGTCAACGGATGCGACGATGTATACAAAACCTCAGCTTGAAATCTTTGCTGACGACGTGAAATGTTCACACGGAACTACAACCGGACAAATCGATGAGGAAGCATTATTTTACATGCGTTCACGCGGAATTTCGAAGCAGGAAGCGATGTCTCTTTTGATGTTTGCATTCTGTGCCGACGTAGTTTCTCAGATAAAAATCGATTCAATTCGTGAATATCTTGAAAATGTAATCGCAGAGAAACTTTCGAGGAGCTAA
- a CDS encoding DUF5618 family protein, translated as MNTHIIEARRYLDNAREILTDKAKKEDGIYQDQKYVKMAGHTAYVGVLVALDSFLGKKGKGRKDVDWYKQQLSVLDKKLLGRFLAVYDTLHLSMSYDGNPSALVAKAGFDEAEVIIHWLENRMANA; from the coding sequence ATGAATACTCATATTATTGAAGCAAGGCGATATCTTGATAATGCCAGAGAAATTTTGACCGACAAGGCAAAAAAGGAAGATGGAATTTATCAGGACCAAAAATATGTGAAAATGGCTGGACACACTGCTTATGTTGGTGTCCTAGTAGCATTGGATTCATTTTTAGGAAAAAAGGGAAAAGGAAGAAAGGACGTTGATTGGTATAAGCAACAATTATCAGTTCTTGATAAAAAGTTACTAGGGAGATTTCTTGCAGTTTATGATACTTTACATTTATCAATGAGCTATGATGGAAATCCAAGTGCTTTAGTTGCAAAAGCCGGCTTTGACGAGGCGGAAGTAATTATTCATTGGTTGGAAAACCGAATGGCAAATGCTTAA
- a CDS encoding arginine deiminase family protein: MIKTDKSLSQEIQVSTEVGRLRRLLIHSPDRGLGKVVPSKAQDWLFEDIVHLDTMRKKEYDYYVKLLLYFLDPGKIKGKLKEINDDKSRSFFIPGSEKYFNSDKVVDIQKLLAEILLDANIRVKLTAAICGIERCSYQTQKELNTFDANELAKIFISGSLSDKRMLFAPLPNLIFMRDIGIVINDHILLNKPAKSARTRESILAQFIFFHHPMFASFKDNIIEIPENERHFLLPDDEKASDYHRCTLEGGDVMMVAPNHLLIGCSERTSIYAAQQVMKILFEKNVVEKISIIKIPKKRDYMHIDTIFTQVKKNVWVLLSSIGRLGDEAKKKDVLHFFAPKVHNPDFQILQFIKGQEQNPVEIENLEDLLTEISKQDLKSEEKVQFIYSGNNEFPYGEREQWTDSCNLLAIKDGVVIGYDRNDKTLDAFREKGFRIIKAKDLIQKFENDELSPDNLTNTFITLPSAELSRARGGSHCMSMPILRD; the protein is encoded by the coding sequence ATGATAAAAACAGATAAATCGCTCTCACAAGAAATACAGGTTTCAACGGAAGTAGGCAGGTTAAGAAGACTATTAATTCACAGTCCTGACCGTGGACTTGGCAAAGTTGTTCCTTCAAAGGCTCAGGACTGGCTTTTTGAAGATATTGTTCATCTGGACACGATGCGGAAAAAGGAATATGATTATTACGTAAAACTGCTTCTCTATTTCCTCGATCCCGGAAAAATCAAAGGAAAATTAAAAGAAATAAATGACGATAAATCCCGCTCTTTTTTTATTCCAGGGTCGGAAAAATATTTCAATTCTGACAAAGTCGTTGATATTCAGAAACTTTTAGCCGAGATTTTGCTCGATGCAAATATCAGGGTCAAGTTAACAGCCGCCATTTGTGGTATTGAACGTTGTTCGTATCAAACACAAAAGGAACTGAATACTTTTGATGCGAATGAACTTGCCAAAATATTCATTTCCGGTTCTTTGTCGGATAAGCGGATGTTGTTTGCGCCTTTGCCCAATCTGATTTTCATGCGTGATATTGGCATTGTAATCAATGATCATATTTTGCTGAACAAGCCGGCAAAATCTGCCCGGACGAGAGAATCTATTTTAGCACAATTTATTTTCTTTCACCATCCAATGTTTGCTTCGTTTAAAGATAACATCATTGAAATCCCGGAAAACGAGCGCCATTTTTTGCTTCCTGATGATGAAAAAGCAAGTGATTACCACCGCTGTACTTTGGAAGGTGGTGATGTAATGATGGTTGCTCCGAACCATTTACTTATCGGTTGCAGCGAGCGCACTTCGATTTATGCAGCACAGCAAGTGATGAAAATATTGTTTGAGAAAAATGTGGTAGAGAAAATTTCGATCATAAAAATTCCAAAAAAACGGGATTACATGCACATCGATACCATTTTCACTCAGGTCAAAAAAAATGTCTGGGTTTTGCTCAGCAGTATTGGAAGACTTGGCGATGAAGCAAAAAAGAAAGATGTTTTGCATTTTTTTGCTCCGAAAGTCCATAATCCTGATTTTCAGATTTTACAGTTTATCAAAGGGCAAGAACAAAATCCTGTTGAAATCGAAAATCTGGAAGATCTGCTTACTGAAATCAGTAAACAAGATTTGAAAAGTGAGGAAAAAGTACAATTTATTTATTCCGGCAATAATGAATTCCCCTATGGAGAACGCGAACAATGGACAGATTCCTGTAATTTATTGGCGATAAAAGATGGCGTTGTGATCGGTTATGACCGGAATGATAAAACGCTGGACGCCTTCCGGGAAAAAGGTTTCAGGATCATTAAGGCGAAAGATCTGATTCAAAAATTTGAAAATGACGAGCTTTCCCCGGATAATTTAACAAATACTTTTATAACACTTCCGTCGGCGGAATTGTCAAGAGCCAGGGGCGGATCGCATTGCATGAGTATGCCAATATTAAGAGATTAA
- the sufC gene encoding Fe-S cluster assembly ATPase SufC — MLSINGLRASIDGKEILKGINLEIKPGEVHAIMGPNGSGKSTLASVLAGREEYEVTGGSVTFGGKDLLDLAAEERAAEGIFLAFQYPVEIPGVTTINFLKTAVNEIRKYNGEEPLDAARFLKMVREKAKLVSMNDSLLKRALNEGFSGGEKKRNEIFQMAVLEPKLAILDETDSGLDIDALRIVAEGVNSLRSPERSAIVVTHYQRLLDYIVPDFVHVLYKGRIVKSGGKELAFELEEKGYDWIKAEVEAQEVN; from the coding sequence ATGCTCTCAATTAATGGATTGCGTGCCTCAATAGACGGCAAAGAAATATTAAAAGGCATTAATCTGGAAATCAAACCAGGTGAGGTTCATGCCATCATGGGGCCAAACGGATCAGGGAAAAGTACTTTGGCATCCGTATTGGCAGGAAGAGAAGAGTATGAGGTGACTGGCGGAAGCGTTACTTTTGGCGGAAAAGATTTATTGGACCTTGCAGCAGAAGAAAGAGCAGCAGAAGGAATTTTCCTTGCTTTCCAGTATCCTGTTGAAATTCCGGGTGTTACTACTATAAATTTCCTGAAAACTGCGGTTAACGAAATTCGTAAATATAACGGCGAAGAACCTTTGGACGCGGCACGTTTCCTTAAAATGGTACGTGAAAAAGCGAAACTGGTTAGCATGAATGATTCCCTTTTGAAACGTGCTTTGAACGAAGGGTTCTCAGGTGGAGAGAAAAAACGTAACGAAATATTCCAGATGGCGGTTCTTGAACCGAAACTGGCGATTTTGGATGAAACGGATTCAGGACTTGATATTGATGCCTTGCGTATTGTTGCGGAAGGTGTGAATTCACTTCGTTCTCCTGAACGTTCTGCGATCGTTGTTACTCACTATCAGCGTCTTCTGGATTATATCGTTCCCGATTTTGTACACGTACTTTATAAAGGAAGAATTGTTAAATCCGGAGGAAAAGAGCTTGCTTTTGAATTGGAAGAAAAAGGATATGACTGGATTAAAGCCGAAGTTGAGGCTCAGGAAGTAAACTAA
- a CDS encoding cysteine desulfurase, with product MTDFPDIASIRNDFPILNEIVNGKQLVYFDNAATTQKPRIVLDALSGYYEHYNANIHRGIHHLAEKATGAFEDSRRRLQKFINAELSEEVIFTYGTTDSINLVAQTYGRKFLKEGDEIIISTMEHHSNIVPWQMLCEEKGCVLRVVPINDEGELLMDEYEKMLSEKTKFVSVVHVSNALGTINPVAEIIEKAHKVGAKVLLDGAQASSHLTIDVRALDVDFYALSLHKIYGPTGMGILYGKKELLEAMPPYRGGGEMIKHVTFEKTTYNELPYKFEAGTPNIADVVAAKYAIDYVDTLGKPNIAKHENDLLLYATEAVKEIPGLRIIGQAKEKVSVLSFVVDGLHHQDIAVILDNQGIAVRTGHHCTQPLMSRLGILGTTRASFAVYNTVEEIDGLIKGLHKAKKMLG from the coding sequence ATGACTGATTTCCCAGATATAGCGTCCATCCGTAATGATTTCCCAATTCTTAATGAGATAGTTAACGGAAAACAACTCGTGTATTTTGACAATGCCGCTACAACGCAAAAACCTCGTATTGTACTGGACGCGCTGTCGGGATATTACGAACATTATAATGCCAACATTCACCGCGGAATTCATCATTTAGCGGAAAAAGCGACGGGAGCTTTTGAAGACTCACGCCGCAGATTACAGAAATTTATTAATGCTGAATTGTCCGAGGAAGTTATTTTTACTTACGGCACAACTGACAGTATTAATCTGGTAGCGCAAACTTACGGACGGAAATTTCTGAAAGAAGGAGATGAAATTATCATTTCCACAATGGAACATCATTCGAACATTGTTCCGTGGCAAATGCTTTGTGAGGAAAAAGGCTGTGTTTTAAGAGTAGTCCCGATTAATGATGAAGGAGAGCTTTTGATGGATGAGTATGAAAAGATGCTTTCGGAAAAAACAAAATTTGTCTCCGTTGTACATGTTTCAAATGCCTTAGGAACAATTAATCCGGTTGCTGAAATCATTGAAAAAGCGCATAAAGTAGGAGCTAAGGTTTTGCTGGATGGGGCACAGGCAAGTTCACATTTGACCATTGACGTGCGGGCACTGGATGTTGATTTTTACGCTTTGTCACTTCACAAAATATACGGACCAACCGGAATGGGTATTTTGTATGGAAAAAAGGAATTGCTTGAAGCGATGCCTCCTTACCGTGGCGGCGGTGAAATGATCAAGCACGTAACATTTGAAAAAACGACTTATAACGAATTGCCTTATAAATTCGAAGCAGGAACGCCTAATATCGCGGATGTCGTAGCTGCAAAATATGCGATCGATTATGTTGATACACTAGGAAAACCAAACATAGCAAAACATGAAAATGATCTGCTTTTGTACGCAACAGAAGCGGTGAAAGAAATTCCGGGTTTGAGAATTATCGGTCAGGCGAAAGAAAAAGTAAGCGTACTTTCCTTTGTTGTTGACGGTCTTCACCATCAGGATATTGCTGTGATTCTGGACAATCAGGGAATTGCAGTTCGTACAGGTCATCATTGCACCCAACCTTTAATGTCACGTTTGGGAATTCTAGGAACCACCAGAGCCTCTTTTGCTGTTTACAACACAGTTGAAGAAATTGATGGTTTGATCAAAGGCCTTCATAAGGCGAAGAAGATGTTGGGTTGA
- the ctlX gene encoding citrulline utilization hydrolase CtlX, giving the protein MRPIATSIHTQPQSTARIMMIRPVQFGFNTETAASNEFQQKDFDHSSSEETQTKAREEFDLMISQLSLTGLDLHIFDDTDDVYRPDAVFSNNWISFHQSGKVVLYPMMAENRRAERRLDIIEALKKDFLVEEVIDLTHFENEGKYLEGTGSMVLDRRYKIAYACLSPRTHPEVLDAFADALGYEIVTFSASDENDKAIYHTNVLMCVGDIFAVVCLESIKDPDERQNVRNMLEETNKYIIEISLEQVRHFAGNMLMVRNLKGDKFLMMSTQAYETLTETQHKILLDYARIIHTDLSIIETNGGGSARCMMTEIHLPLK; this is encoded by the coding sequence ATGCGCCCGATAGCCACTTCCATTCATACACAACCACAATCAACTGCCAGAATCATGATGATCCGGCCGGTTCAGTTTGGTTTTAATACTGAAACTGCTGCAAGCAATGAATTTCAGCAAAAGGATTTTGATCATAGCAGCAGCGAAGAAACTCAGACAAAAGCACGTGAAGAATTTGACCTGATGATTTCTCAATTGTCGCTAACAGGTTTGGATCTGCATATTTTTGATGATACGGATGATGTGTACCGACCGGATGCTGTTTTTTCAAACAACTGGATTTCTTTTCATCAAAGCGGGAAAGTGGTTTTATATCCCATGATGGCAGAAAATCGCAGAGCGGAACGCCGGCTGGATATTATTGAAGCATTAAAAAAAGATTTCCTGGTCGAAGAAGTGATCGATCTTACTCATTTTGAAAATGAAGGAAAATATCTGGAAGGTACCGGAAGTATGGTTTTGGACCGACGATATAAAATTGCTTATGCCTGTCTTTCACCAAGAACACATCCCGAAGTTCTGGACGCTTTTGCGGATGCATTAGGTTATGAAATTGTTACTTTTTCAGCTTCTGACGAAAATGACAAAGCAATTTATCACACGAATGTGCTGATGTGTGTCGGCGATATTTTCGCCGTGGTTTGCCTTGAATCAATTAAAGATCCTGATGAACGCCAGAATGTGAGAAACATGCTGGAAGAAACGAACAAGTACATTATTGAAATTTCCCTTGAACAGGTAAGGCATTTCGCAGGAAATATGCTGATGGTAAGAAACTTGAAAGGAGATAAGTTTTTGATGATGTCGACGCAGGCCTATGAAACATTAACGGAAACACAACATAAAATTCTTCTCGATTATGCCCGAATCATTCATACCGACCTTTCCATAATCGAAACAAACGGGGGTGGTTCGGCGCGGTGTATGATGACAGAAATTCATTTACCGCTTAAATAA
- a CDS encoding SufE family protein — MTINEAQDELIDDFELFDDWDSKYEYIIDLGKQFPALQEQYKTEENIIRGCQSRVWLNAYMDGDLLKFEADSDAVITRGLIGMLVKVLSGHTPEEIASADLYFMERVGLHQHLAQTRSNGLASMLKQMRAYGIAYQAAN, encoded by the coding sequence ATGACAATTAACGAAGCACAAGACGAACTAATCGACGATTTTGAATTGTTTGATGATTGGGACAGTAAGTACGAGTACATTATAGATCTCGGAAAGCAGTTTCCAGCTTTGCAGGAACAATACAAAACCGAAGAAAATATAATCAGAGGATGCCAGTCCAGAGTGTGGTTAAATGCCTATATGGATGGTGATCTTTTAAAATTTGAGGCTGATAGTGACGCAGTTATAACGCGAGGATTGATTGGAATGCTTGTAAAAGTATTGTCGGGACATACACCGGAAGAAATAGCGAGTGCAGACCTTTATTTCATGGAAAGAGTTGGTCTTCACCAGCATTTGGCTCAAACAAGATCTAATGGACTGGCGTCAATGCTGAAACAAATGCGGGCTTACGGGATCGCTTACCAGGCTGCCAATTAA
- the hemW gene encoding radical SAM family heme chaperone HemW encodes MHLYVHIPFCRQACHYCDFHFSTNTTNKRAIVEAIAREIVIRKNYLSSKELETIYFGGGTPSLLDESELSFLMETIRTHFEVDENAEITLEANPDDLDREKLTQLFNAGINRLSIGIQSFHEPHLRHLNRIHDSYEAGNCVKLAQEVGINNISIDLIYAIPAPDHTILESDIQKAFELDIAHISAYCLTIEPQTAFGSWLKKKKIKPIDEEFAAQQFEILTAGLASNGYEQYEISNFARNKKYSRHNSSYWKQHHYLGVGPSAHSYNGVSREYNVSNNAQYLAAIQQDKIPSTIENLTQADQVNEYLLTGLRTKWGCEISTLNSLSDNQFELQNRAEISMMAQKGLLFIDNGTILLTQAGKLFADRVASDLFLD; translated from the coding sequence TTGCACCTCTACGTCCATATTCCCTTTTGCAGACAAGCCTGTCATTATTGTGATTTTCATTTTAGCACGAATACAACAAATAAACGCGCTATTGTGGAAGCCATTGCGAGAGAGATTGTTATAAGAAAGAATTATTTATCCTCGAAAGAACTGGAAACCATTTATTTTGGTGGTGGTACACCCTCCTTGCTTGATGAATCTGAATTGTCTTTTTTAATGGAAACAATTCGTACTCATTTTGAGGTTGATGAAAATGCGGAAATTACGCTTGAAGCAAATCCTGATGATCTTGACAGAGAAAAACTGACTCAGTTATTTAATGCCGGAATTAACAGGTTAAGTATAGGAATCCAGTCTTTTCACGAACCGCACCTCAGGCATCTTAACCGGATACACGATTCCTACGAGGCTGGAAATTGCGTAAAACTTGCGCAGGAAGTTGGTATTAATAATATTTCCATCGATTTGATCTATGCCATTCCAGCTCCCGATCATACGATTTTAGAATCTGATATTCAAAAAGCTTTTGAATTAGACATCGCTCATATTTCTGCCTATTGCCTGACTATTGAACCGCAAACTGCTTTTGGCAGCTGGTTGAAGAAGAAAAAAATAAAGCCGATTGATGAAGAATTTGCAGCCCAGCAATTTGAGATTTTAACAGCCGGGCTCGCTTCAAATGGATATGAGCAATACGAAATTTCAAATTTTGCCAGAAATAAAAAATACAGCCGGCACAACAGTTCTTACTGGAAACAGCATCATTATCTGGGTGTAGGACCAAGTGCTCATTCGTATAATGGCGTGAGCCGGGAGTATAATGTATCGAACAACGCACAGTATCTCGCCGCAATTCAGCAGGATAAAATTCCTTCAACAATAGAGAATCTTACTCAGGCCGATCAGGTAAATGAATATTTGCTTACCGGACTTCGGACTAAATGGGGATGTGAAATTTCAACACTCAACAGCTTATCTGACAATCAGTTTGAACTACAAAACCGCGCTGAAATTTCCATGATGGCCCAAAAAGGCTTGTTATTTATTGACAACGGAACAATTCTTCTAACTCAGGCGGGAAAACTATTCGCAGACCGCGTTGCGAGCGATTTGTTCCTGGACTAG
- a CDS encoding TonB-dependent receptor, giving the protein MSRYLLISIFSCLPILQSFAQTALPSDTLTAKQLDEITVNAFESRTNRLSTTATVGLLTAKSIERFSSTTWTNAVNAIPGVRMEERSPGSYRFSVRGSLIRSPFGIRNVKFYWNGIPFTDAGGNTPLNSLDFGAVQSMEVIKGPGSSLYGAGTGGVVLMQSRTDNPSMNRVEQSVGYGKYGFQSRSTTLQVGDISVQYGHQEQDGYRKQSGMVRDAIRFTSNSKVGKGTLSLLGMYSDLMYQTPGGITLAQYRTDPKLARQSSPTVPGSEAQHAAIYSKFALLGGNYSINLNDNWTQSTALYLTTNDFANPFISNYEKRDEQGMGGRNIWQNTSQIGNVKTNWTTGFEWQYSKSAQRNYDNNGGVPGKQQTVEDVRTSALTAFTQLEAVLFSDLTVTAGVSYNTSKYKYERFFVLPYSKEQRTFDGIFVPRFALNKIIAKTWAVTASYSSGFSPPTLQEVRPSAGGFHRDLEAERGMNTEIGIRKISNRITAEINAYHFGLKQTIVRRTNEAGSEYFINAGKTKQIGLEWNLGYDLVANPKSAILLRIWDSGTYTKYTYDNYQSGDVNLSGKLIPGIPRLIQTTGLDAKFRYGLSLYATYQHGSTLYLDDANTIKNTPYNQFTARAAWKKSWGNHFYSEVSASAEKVNAAIYSLGYDLNAFGGRYYNAAPKNNLWAGVKVGWEWKK; this is encoded by the coding sequence ATGTCACGATATTTATTAATTTCCATTTTTTCCTGTTTGCCGATTTTACAAAGCTTTGCCCAAACAGCTTTACCAAGTGATACTTTGACGGCAAAACAACTTGATGAAATTACTGTCAACGCTTTTGAATCAAGAACCAACCGACTTTCGACCACCGCAACCGTAGGTTTACTCACGGCAAAATCAATAGAAAGATTTTCTTCAACGACTTGGACCAATGCCGTAAACGCAATTCCCGGAGTCAGAATGGAAGAACGTTCACCCGGGAGTTACCGGTTTTCCGTTCGTGGAAGTTTAATACGCTCGCCATTTGGTATTCGTAATGTTAAATTTTACTGGAATGGAATACCTTTCACTGATGCGGGGGGAAATACACCTTTAAATTCCCTGGATTTTGGAGCCGTCCAAAGTATGGAAGTGATTAAAGGACCAGGAAGCAGTTTGTACGGAGCAGGAACAGGCGGCGTAGTTTTAATGCAAAGCCGTACTGATAATCCATCCATGAACAGGGTTGAGCAAAGCGTTGGTTATGGAAAATACGGTTTCCAAAGCAGAAGCACGACTTTGCAAGTTGGCGATATTTCTGTTCAATACGGTCACCAGGAACAGGATGGCTACCGCAAACAAAGTGGAATGGTGCGTGATGCAATCCGATTTACCTCGAATAGTAAAGTTGGAAAAGGTACACTTTCTTTATTAGGAATGTATTCCGATCTGATGTACCAAACCCCTGGCGGAATTACTTTGGCTCAATATAGAACAGATCCGAAACTAGCCCGTCAGTCTTCTCCAACAGTTCCGGGAAGTGAAGCACAACATGCGGCCATTTATAGCAAATTTGCTCTTTTAGGAGGTAATTATTCTATAAATCTTAATGACAACTGGACACAAAGCACCGCACTTTACCTTACCACAAATGATTTTGCCAATCCGTTTATTTCCAATTATGAAAAAAGAGATGAACAAGGAATGGGCGGAAGAAATATCTGGCAGAATACTTCTCAAATCGGAAATGTAAAGACAAACTGGACAACCGGTTTTGAATGGCAATACAGCAAATCAGCACAAAGAAATTATGACAATAATGGAGGCGTTCCTGGAAAACAACAAACTGTTGAAGATGTCCGCACAAGTGCGCTAACGGCATTTACCCAACTGGAAGCAGTTCTTTTTTCTGATTTAACTGTCACAGCAGGCGTAAGTTATAACACATCAAAATATAAATACGAACGTTTCTTTGTGCTTCCATACAGCAAAGAGCAAAGAACCTTTGACGGAATTTTTGTTCCAAGATTTGCGCTGAACAAAATCATTGCAAAAACCTGGGCAGTTACCGCATCTTACAGCAGCGGATTCTCCCCTCCTACCTTACAGGAAGTGCGTCCTTCGGCTGGTGGATTTCACAGAGATCTTGAAGCGGAACGTGGTATGAATACGGAAATTGGAATTCGTAAAATCAGTAACCGAATTACGGCAGAGATTAATGCATATCATTTTGGTCTGAAACAAACCATTGTGAGAAGGACAAACGAAGCCGGCTCTGAATATTTTATCAATGCAGGAAAAACAAAACAGATTGGCTTGGAATGGAATCTCGGATATGACCTTGTAGCAAACCCGAAATCTGCTATTTTGTTAAGAATCTGGGATTCGGGAACTTATACAAAATATACCTATGACAACTACCAGTCCGGTGACGTTAATTTGAGCGGAAAATTAATCCCAGGAATTCCAAGATTGATACAAACAACAGGCCTTGATGCAAAATTCAGATATGGTCTGTCTCTTTATGCAACCTATCAGCACGGTAGCACCCTTTATCTGGACGACGCAAATACAATCAAAAATACGCCATACAACCAGTTTACAGCACGTGCTGCCTGGAAAAAAAGCTGGGGAAATCATTTTTACAGCGAAGTTTCTGCCTCAGCCGAAAAAGTTAACGCTGCCATTTATAGTCTGGGTTATGACTTAAACGCCTTCGGAGGCCGCTATTACAACGCCGCACCAAAAAACAATCTTTGGGCAGGGGTGAAAGTTGGCTGGGAATGGAAAAAATAA